ACCTTGAAAGAGAATCCCGGATTCTGTTGGAATCCGGGAAGCTGTTCTCCGAAAATGAAGAAAATCTCCAGCCGTGCGAACAATCGTTCAAGGTTTTCAGGCGTCTAGACCATGGCAGGCTCCTTGCTTAAGCCCTCATCGGAAAGCGTTAGTGTTCTTCAATGATCCGAGGGTAACATGCAAGCGGCAGCCAGCCAGGATTCAGATCTTAACTTCAACCGGCTTTATAAAACTCATGGAGCCATGGTTCGCAAAGTTGTGCGGCAGTTTAATTTCCGAGACGCGGCAGCAGATGATCTGGTGCAGGATATTTTTCTTCTGGCCTGGAACAAACGCTCCTACTTGCGCGATCTGGAAGCGATCTCGGGCTGGCTGAAAACCATCGCCTATAATCAGTGCGTGAATCAATCCCGCGCGCAGAGCCGGCAGCGCCAGCGCTTTGTGTCCTTGGAATGCTACGATCATGAAATCGAGTCTCCGGAAAGCCGGACTCTCTTCGAAGTGAGTCTGAGCCAATTCGAAAAGCACATGGACGTTCTTGAGGACTTGATTCGCTGTCATAAGCACGAGGCGCGGCGTGAGATTGCCAAGCTCTTTTATCTTGAGCACAAAACGATCCTGGAGATCGTGGAATCGCTCGCGATGAATCAAAACACTGTGCTGTCCCACCTGAGGCGCTTTCGTTTGATCGTGACCCAGGCCATGCATCAGTGGATGCTGGAAAACTCGTAAAGCGGCTCCTGGGCATGGCTGGACCCTTGGGAAAAACGCAAAGTATGGGCCGCCGAAGAGGTGGACTTGTCACCGCGCGCAAGTTAAAGTCCCTTCACTGGGACTATCATGTGACAAGGTGACATAGCATGAAAAAGAGCAGCCGCGAAATAGATATATTTATGGCCAGCGAGATTCTCGGTCATGGAGTTTTTCATGAAAAAACGGGAGCCATTCGGGAGCAACTGCCCACAGGCCAGACGCGGCCCCTGCGTTCCTACAGCGAGGATATCGCAGCTGCCTGGGAAATCGTGGAAAAACTCGGCATTACGCTTTTGCCTGTGGAAAATGGCTGGTTTGCCCTGGTCGGCGACAAGCAAGGCTGGTCCAGCCCGGCCGATTTTATCCGCTATCTGCAAAAAGCCGATTTCGTGCATTCCGGTGCAGCCCTGGGTGAAAAAGCCCCAATGACCATCTGCATAGCCGCCATGAAAGCGCATGAACACCGCAATGAGGGTCTTCCCGATGATTCCCTGATCAACTGAGCATTGGCTTTTGCCCGGCCAGGATCCAATAACTCATCGCGCGCGACTCAAACGCGGCATAAAGTCTGAAAAGCGTCAGCGCAAAGACTTTATCCCGCACCGGATTCTTCCAAAGAAACTGGCGATAGGAACTGTCGGTCACCAGTCTCTTCATAAGACGGCTGCAGCAGATCGCCCAGGTTTTCTTCACCTGCTTTGTCACATCCTGCTGCCAGGTCAGCTGAAAGCCCGCTTCTTCAATTAATCCCTTCCATTCCGTTCCGGTCAGAAGATCAGGCAAGCGGCCCTCTTCACAGATGGGTTGCAAAAGATTTTTCTTCTGCCAGGCCGAGGCTGTCTCCGACTCTGACCAGACGGAGATGGCAAAATGGGCCCCTGGCTCCAGGACCTGGAAGGCTTTCCGAAAGAAGGCTGCCTTGTCCTGCATATGCTCAAGGCATTCAATCGAAATCAGCGCCTGGTAGTGATTGTCAGGCAGGTCATGCTTCATGAAATCCTTGCAGTAAAATTCAAGCGCATCATCCGCTTCGGTTTGCGCGAGAGCGTACTCATATTGCTGCCGTGACAGCGTAAAGCCCGTAACATGAGCCCCATATTCGCGCGTCAGAATCCGAGACGTCCCGCCATAGCCACAGCCCACATCCAGGACCTCATCACCCCGACCAATCTGGGCCAGCTGCGCCACGCGATGGCTCAAATGCAGAACAGCTTCCTCGGTGGACTCCTGACCCGATTCCCAAAATCCGTGATGAACGTGCTCACCCCAGATATCACGATAGAAACGATCAAGGTTATCATAATGAGCCGCAACGGCTTCTGACCCGGACTCGAAAGGCGTGGACTCCATAGCTGCTCCTCTTGCCAACAGGGACTTCAGCTCGACGATAGCACAGGGTTCAGGTGTCAGGCCAAAGAATGATGTTACAGGCAATTACGCATGTTCTCGCGGAACTACAGGCGGGATCGACTATAGGAGGAGGCTAAAGATTATACTTCTTCAGTATGGCCCTGAGCCTGTCATCGTTCTTCATGGCATCGAGTCCTTCATCCAACCCCTGCTGGATGTTTTTTGATTTTGGCTTGTTCTTATGAACGATTCCAATATAAGAAAGGCCCAGGATCGTCGGGCATTTGCAGAACACCAGCATCCTTGAATTCCGCTTCCAAACCCATCTGCCGCGCAGTATACCAAAAGACAAGTCGTTCCGAAGGAACAACGCTCACCCGATGGGACGCGAGCATGCGAATCTGCCTTTGAGTGCCCTCATCGCTGACCAGGACAATCTGCTTCGATTGATACTGAGGATCCTGCAGACGCGTGCGGAGCGGCTCCGGATAGGTGTAGCCCTGAACGATTCCTATGATTTGATCTTTTAAAGAATCAGGGCCAGCGTATATCCATTTGGAATCCTTATGCACAAAGTAAGCGGCTGGGGACTCTCTTTGGAATTGATTGATCGCATGGCTCTTGCGCAGGATTTCGCCAGCTGGCGCCCACAAGCAGCTTTATGGCATGCGCACGAGCGTTTGTGCGTCCATGCCCACGCCTTGTCCGGAAATCCTATCCTCTTTGGATTTTGTACTGAACCCTCTGTCAAAAATCAATTCGGCTGGTTTCCGATAAGGCCCGTTCTCTTGAGCTGACATAAGACCGAGATTGATGGCGCGCGCGAATCGCTTCAATGTTCGATGTTACGAAGTGCTGAGAAAAGCCTCGATCAGCCGATAAGGGGAACCAGGATCGAAAACTTCCTAATCGATCAGAAACCAAAGACGCATATTGGCTTTCCGCAGGGTTCCACTTCCAGTTTAGGGCGCTTCAAAAAGATTGAAGATGGGCGAAAGATGTCGACCTGATGCTGGTACGCAAGGTTCCGGGAAGACGAGGTTGCCAAGGCTTCCCTTTTGACCTTAGTATATGGCGATCACCGACTTCACAAGCGTATCATCGGGGCAGTCATAAGCGGGCACCTTGCCGCCCTGTCAAAGGTATTTAATATGAAAAAGTTTCGGGCTGTACGTCGCCCTCTTCCGCGTTCGCCTTCTCCTTTTCAGGCTATTTCAGGACAAAAAGAACTCAGGGACGAGGTGAAAAGACGTTACGATAGGTATCGGGAGCTCGTGGAACAAAGCCATGAAGGAATCTGGCGCTTTGAACTCGATGAACCCATTGATATCCGTCTGCCCGTAGCGCAGCAGATTCACCAAATGCTGAACCACGGCTACCTCGCTGAATGCAATGAAGCTATGGCAAGGATGTATGGCTATGCGGATCGCTCCGAACTTATCGGTGTGCGCTTGAATGAATTCCTGATTCCCGAAAAGGAAGAGAACCAGCTCTATCTTCAGGCCTTTGTTCGGAATGATTACAAGCTTTCCGATGTGGACTCCGTGGAACATGACAAGTACGGCCGCATTCTGCATTTTCGTAACAATCTGATCGGCATCGTCAAAAATCAAAGGCTCATCTGTGCCTGGGGCATGCAAAAAGACGTCACAGGCGAAGTCAAAAATCGCGAGTTTCTGCAGCGCAGCGAAGAGCGCCTGCGCATGGCGTCGGATGCCGGCGGAATCGGCATTTGGGAGTGGGATATCCCAAGCAACGAACTGTTCTGGTCCGATCGGGCCAAGCAGATCTATGGCTTTTCATCCGATCTTCCGGTGCGCATCGACGATTACTTCCGCGCAATTCATCCAGACGACAAGGAAAAGGCCTCGCAATTGGTTCGGGACGCTCTGGAATCCCGAGGGGACGGGCAGTTTCGCAACGAGCATCGCATTCTTGTCGAGGGCACTGTGAAATGGGTGATAGGCCGAGGCGAAGTGTTCTTCAATGAACAAGGGCAAGCCTTAAGGATCAGCGGCACGGTCATTGACACGACCGAGCAGAAGAGAGCCGAGATCAAAGCCACGCAGCTCCGTGATGCTGGACTTCAGCTGGCCCAGTCGATCACTCTGGAGCAGCTTTCTGAAGTCATCCGGGACTTCGCAGGCCAGATTCTAAAAGCCCACTCTATCTGCGTCTATCGGGGCCCGGAATCGGAACTGGAATTGATCCTGGCCCATGCCGCGGATGAGGCGCTGGATGACCATCTGCAGATCGCGCGCAAGGCGGCACGGGGCAATCCTGTGTTCCCTCAAAATGAGAGGGACCGTCTCTGCGCGATTCCAGTGGTTTTGAATCAGGACCTTTTGGGCGTCATCAGTCTTGAATTCCAGGATCCATGGACCTGCACTCTGGATTTTCAGAGCTTCGTTTTGACCTTCGCCGATCAGTGCGCCCATGCGTTTGAAAGGACCCGCCTTTACGAACGTGAACGCGCGGCCCGGCGTGAAGCCGAAGCCGCAAATCAGGCCAAATCCCGCTTTCTGGCGAACATGAGCCATGAGATTCGAACTCCTCTTGCCGCCATGATTGGTTTTGCTGAACTTCTGGCGGAAGAGACGGTCAACGATGAAGAGCGAACGGATTGCCTCCAGCGTATCGTGCGCAATGGACAACTTCTGGCAGAGATGATCAATGATTTCCTTGACCTTTCGAAGATCGAATCGGAAAAACTGGAAGTCGAGCACATTGATTTCGAAGTGATCCCTCTCGTTCAGGAGGTCATTTCCCTTTTGGAGCTGAAAGCCCAGGAAAAAAATCTGCGCCTGATTCTGGCTGCAGCCGGGCATTTGCCGACTTTCGTGCATTCAGATCCCACGCGACTCCAGCAGATCCTGATCAACCTTTTGAGCAATGCGATCAAATTCACCGATCACGGCCGGATCGAAATCCGCATGTCGTCCGTTCGTGCCGAGGGCGGTCGTGCCCAGCTTTGCTTCACCGTCGCTGATACGGGGATGGGCATTCCCGAGGCGCAGCAGGCCCGGATCTTTGAACCCTTCCTGCAGGCGGATTCGTCCACGACGCGACGGTTTGGAGGCACAGGGCTTGGGCTTGCCGTGTCCCGTGGTCTGGCGCAGGCGCTCGGCGGGGATCTGCAGCTGGTGAAATCGGTGGTCGGGGAAGGCAGCAGTTTTTCCTTCACGATTGATGTGGGAAACGCGGCGCCGCGATCCGAGGCGGCTGCCCTTCCGCCTTCAACTTTGAAAGAGCTCGTTCCGCAGGAACTGAAGGGGCTTCGCATTCTCGTGGTGGATGACAATCCTGACAACCGCACCTATATCGGCAGTTTTCTAACATCGGCAGGCGCGTTCATCGAAACCGCGGCCAACGGGATTCAGGCCGTGGAACTTGCCACCGAGCATGACTACGATATCGTGCTAATGGATATTCAGATGCCGGAACTCGACGGCGTGGGCGCCATGCGCTATCTCAAGTCCCATGACTATGGCAAGCCGGTGCTGGCTCTGACCGCCCATGCGATGACGGGCGATCGCGAAATCAGTTTGACCGCAGGATTTCAGGATCACCTCGTGAAACCGATCGATCGAGCGAGCTTGATTCAGGCTGTTCGGAAATACACGGGCGGAAGGTAACGAAGCGGGCTGTGACAAACCCGCTGCTTCATCAAATGATCTCGACGCCCGCAAGGCTGGACGTATGGATGGTATTGCAGCCACAGGTCCGACGACCGGCGGATTGAAAGAGACCACCGCAATGCAGACAGTTGCGAATCTTGATATCGATCGCGCTGAGTCCCATCAGTCGACGGGCTTTATTCTGTTGCTCGATTTCCTTGATGACGGCAGCGGGAAGAACTTTGATTTTATTCGCGGATGTGGTGTTGGCTTCGGAAGTGATTGCAGACTGCACTTTGGACTGTTCCATAGAGTTTCCCCCAGATAGATTGTGCTGTACGTCACAATTTCTAGCAGAGACTTTTCCGGAAGCGTGGACCGCGATTGCGAAAAATGAGGGCTTTTTCAGCCCCGCATTTTAGTCAAAACTGCGCCTTAAAGGCCGCGATTGTCAGCATCAACCAGCCGGCAATGAAAGCGACGCCACCGATAGGCGTGATGGCTCCGAGCGTGCGCACGCCGGTTCCGACCAGAGCGTAGAGGCTCCCGGAAAAAACCAGAATGCCGAGTACGAAGGCCCAACCCGCCCCTTTCACAAGGGCCGAATCGATCCGCATGGCCACTGCGCCGATGCCAATCAAGGCCAGCGCGTGGTACATCTGATAGCGGACGCCCGTTTCAAAAATCGCAAGATCTTCGGGACTTAGCCGCACTTTCAGAGCATGGGCTCCGAAGGCACCGAGGCCCACGCCGATCGCCGCGAAGAGAGCGCCGAGGCCAACCCAGAGGGTCCATAGCATACGTTGTCTCCTGACGGCCCTGAAAAGCCCCGGACCAGGGCGAACCCGGATCCCGAGCCTCAAGGGTCATTAACCGTAGATTTTCGCCATTTCCGCCAGGGTCACCTGACGAATTTTCGAGGCCTTGCCCGCCTGACCGAATTGGATCATGCGTTCCTTCACGACCTTCTTCATCGCTTCACGTGCCAGCGTGTTGTAATAGCGAGGATCGAATTCTTCGGGCTTCTCGGCAAAGGCTTTGCGGATAGCGCCGGTCATTGCCAGGCGGTTGTCGGTGTCGACGTTGATTTTACGAACGCCGTGACGGATGCCTTCCTGGATTTCTTCGACCGGCACGCCCCAGGTTTGCTTGAGCTTGCCACCGAATTGATTGACGATATCCTGAAGGTCCTGAGGCACCGACGACGAACCATGCATCACAAGGTGCGTGTTGGGCAGACGACGGTGGATTTCGCGCACGCGATCCATCGCGAGGATCTTGCCATCGGGCTTGCGAGTGAACTTATAAGCACCATGGCTGGTACCCAGGGCAATGGCCAGGGCATCGACCTTGGTCAGCTCCACAAAGCGCACAGCCTCTTCAGGATCGGTCAGAAGCTCGTCATGACTGAGGGTGCCTTCGAAACCGTGGCCGTCTTCCTTTTCACCTTTTCCGGTTTCCAAGGAACCCAGGCAACCCAGCTCACCTTCCACCGAAACGCCGAACGCGTGGGCTACATCCACAACCTTCCTGGTGATGCGGGCGTTGTATTCAAAATCAGCAGGGGTTTTGCCGTCTTCTTTCAGCGAGCCGTCCATCATCACCGATGTGAAGTTATTACGGATGGCAGAAAAGCAGGTTTCCGGGCTGTTGCCGTGATCCTGGTGCATCACGATGGGGATCTCGGGATAGAGTTCCACAGCGGCTTTCATCAGGCCGACAAGGTAGGCGTCCTGGGAATATTTACGCGCGCCGCGCGAGGCCTGGATGATCACGGGGCTATCGGTTTCCCGACCGGCTTCCATAATGGCCTGGATTTGTTCCATATTATTCACGTTAAAGGCGGCGACGCCGTAGTTGTGTTCTGCCGCGTGGTCAAGCAATGCTCTCAAGGGAATCAAGGCCATAGTACCGCTCCTTCTTTGGACTCGCGGCCCTCCGCTTGGAAATTAGCCTTTTCGACTGCTTACGCGGAAGGCTCTGATGGTTTCGCCGCATCCTACCCTGCTCCGGGGGAGCCTGCAAGGCACGACAAAGCCAGCTATAGCGAGTTGGAAGGAAAAGCACAAGGCGGAGGGGTTTCGGGTCAAATCGGCTGGCAAAAAGAAAGAGCCGGCAAAGGGTGCCGGCTCTTGCAAATCGTTCTCATGAAATCAGTTGGGGCAAACAGCACCAACAGAAGGTTCAGGAGCGTTCGTGTTTTGGTTTTGGATCGTGATGGGCGTTGTGCCAGTGCCACCGTAAACGACGTTGGTTTGGTTGATTGCATAATGGTGGGCGAGGTTACCGGGACACACGCGGTTGTTCAAGGCGGCGCCTGTGATGGCCTGAGCAATGAAAGCCGATGCCGTTGCTGTAGGCACGGAATACTGATAGCGCGGAACAGGAGCGTTGTTCTGACAAGGGTCAAGACGGAAGCCGATCAACTCCGCTCCGCCACCGACTGTTGGGATACAGGTATTGCCCTGGTTAGGCGAGCCAAGACCTGCACCCAGTGGTTCGACTGTTCGGTATTGGTTGTTATCGAGGGAGTAAGTCTGCTGCAGAGTAAAGATGTGCGAAAGAATATTCTTCGCTTCACCCATTTTCGCTTTGGCCTGGAACTGCTTAAAGCGAGGCAGAGCGAGGGTGGCAAGGATACCAATGATACCAACAACGATCATCAGCTCGACAAGGCTGAAGCCTTTTTGGTTTTTGAATGAGGTGAACTTCATCTTTGCAGACTCCCCTAATTGTTTGAATCTCGACGAAAGGCTTATGAAGACATTTCGGGTTTGTGAGCCCGATTCTTTAGAAGGATTCCAAGGCGGCCCCGGAATCCCTCCATTTCAGCCATATTATCGAGAACTTAGGGTCTGCAGTTTTCCCCTTGCCCGGGGCTCAATCGGGGATCTTTAATTCGACCGAAAGGATGGGATAACGGCACCATGACGTTGGATCCAGATTGTAATCGTCCAGATGGAAGCATGAGGCATAACGCTCCCGCTTCCATTGGTTCTGACTCCAAAGACGATAGAATCGTGCAAGGAAATCCCGCAGCTGCTTCTCGGAATAGGCTGTGAACCGTTCTCTCAAGGTATTGAGTAAGGACTCTGGTTCCATTCTATCACGAACGAAGGCGGCTTCGATGGCGTTCAAAATTTCGTAGGGCATCAGGTCGAGTTCGTCCTTCTGCCCCGCGGCCTGCGGCCTTAACTCGGCTGTGGGTTCCTGCTCGTTGACCAATTTTAAGGCGGGAATGCGGCCCAAACCAAGCGGGCATTCATGCTCGGCCCAGCGCAGCCACTTCCTTAGAAAATGCTTGTCGATGCCGCCGATCGGCGCCAGCCCGCCCGCAGTGTCTCCGTCCATGGTAGCATAACCCACAGCGATTTCACTGCGGTTACTGGTCGCCAGAAGAAGAAAGCCTTTCAGGTTGGCCATCAGCCAGACCATGGGCGCACGAACCCGCGCCTGGATATTCTGCAAAGGCAGATCATCCTTTTGCCATTCAAGGGATCGCCCCACCAAGGCCTCCGCTTTGCCTACGTATGCATCAACCAGATCCTGAACCGCGACTTCGTAGTGATCGGTGTTCAGGGCCTTGGCCAATTCATGAGCAGCAGCGCGCGTGACATCACCGCTTTGCTTCGTGCCTTGATAGATCGTGCTGACTCGCTCGCGAATCCAGCTCCTCGGATCCTTCGCGTCGCCCGCCGGCAACGTCCAATTCAATCGGCGACTTAGACCGTCGGGGCCCAGGGCTTTCAAAGCTTCCGTGATCATGTGCGCACAGAGCACGGAGATGACGCTGGAGTCACAGCCGCCCGAGAGCGAGATCATGAAGCCTTTGCTTTTTGATTTGCGAAGATAATCAAAGAGGCCCAGTTTTTCGGCCTGCAAAAATTCGAGTTCGGGACTGTTATAGGGATCAACGGTGTTTCCCAAATAAGCCTGGGGAATTTCCGTCGCGGTCTTGCCCAGACTTATGATGGGCTGACCTGCGACGACGCGTTCGGTTTCCTCGGGAATGCTGTTGTCCAGGACCGATCGACTCTTGAGCTTGGACACCCGGGCCATGTCCAGGTCGACGTCGCGAATCAAAAGGCAGCCGTCACTCAACTGAAAACGTTCCGAGCGACTGCTGATACGGCCGCATTCGCCCAGGATGATCTCGCCATCGTAAATGGAGCGGCCGGCCTCCAGACCCAGAAGGTTGGTATAAAGATAATGAACCTGAAAAGCCCGGCTGGCATCAGCGACCAGCGTTTCCCGCACGCGGGCCTTGCCCAGGGCAAAATGCGAGGCGCTCAGATTCACCACGAGTTCGCAGCGACTCAGGGACGCGTCCGATGCGGTTCCTTCCGCTGACCAGGCTTCTTCACAGATCACAATGCCGAGCTGCAGATTGCCGAGTTGATAGGTCACATCTCCGAAGGGAACGTTCTGCCCCAGAAGGGAAATGGTATCGACCCGATGAAACGGCCAGGGGCGGAACCAGCGCGATTCATAGTGAATGCCTTCCCGCGCCAGAAGTTTTTTCGGATTGATCCCGAGCAGCTTTTGATTCTGCACCACTGCCGCACAGTTCCACATGCTGCCGCGATGATAGACAGGCAGACCGAAAACCACGGTCATGTTCTCCGTCTCCTGGATCAGCTGCTCCAACGCAAGGACCGAGCGGCGGGCCGTGTGCACCGAAGAGAAAGTGTCTTCGCAGTTATAGCCGGTGATGCAAAGTTCGGGAAAGCACATCACCTGAACTTTCTGTACCCGGGCCTCGCGAATCAGGCTCGTGAGCCTTGCGACATTGCCTTCCCAATCCATGGGAGTCTGGTTGATGCTGGCCCCGGCGATTCTGAGTCGATCCATGAATCACATCCTTTCCGGTGGTTCGATGCCCAGGAGTTCAAGACTGTATTTCAGCGCCCGGCTCAAAGCATCGAGCAAGGCCAGACGCGCGCTACGGGCTTCGTTCGATTCCGCTTTCAGCACCTGGACGTTGGCCAGGAAGCGGTTATAGACCTTGCAGGTATTGTAAACGTGATGACAGAGAAGACTCAGTTTATTCTGATCCAGAGTCTGCTGAATCACGCTGTTCAGATCATTCAAATAACGGAGCATCTCCCGTTCTTCAGGCCCCTGCAAAAGCTCAAGATGCGCATGATCGGGGGTGAAGGATTGCTCCTGCGCCTTGCGCAGAATGGAGCGGGTCCGGGCGTATGTGTACATGAGGTAGGGGCCGGTATTGCCTTCGAATGACAGCCAGTCAGGCAAATCAAAGACGATATCCTTGGCCGGATCAGAGCAGATCATCCCGTAGCGGATGGCACCGACCGCGAGCTTCCGGCGAATGTCGTTGATCTCGGCCTCGCTCCATTCCCCGCGATATTTATCGAGGTTCTTGTCGAGTTCCTGCTCCATGCGCTCGCGCAGATCGCGGAATTTGATGACGTTGCCCTTCCGCGAAGACATCTTGCCGTCAGGCAGCGTGACCATTCCATAACTCAGGTGGAAGCAATCCTTGGCTTCGCTGAAACCCATTTTTTCCAGCGTGCGGAAGACCTGCTTGAAATGAAGGTTCTGCTCCGAGGCGACGACATAGATGGATTTTTTAATCTGAAACTGCCGATACTTGACTCGGGCCAGGGCCAGATCCTTGGTTGCATAGGTGGTGTTGCCATCGCTTTTGCGGACGATGACGAAGCCCAGTTTCTCCTCTTTCAGGTCAAGTCCGATCGCGCCATCTGAAGGAGCGAAAACCCCGGCCTTCAGATAATCGTCGACGATGCGCTGGCTTTCTTCCGACACTTCCGATTCATAAAAGCAGTGATCGAAGCGCGCGCCGATCCAGTTATAGATTTCATTGAAGTCAGCGAGCGACCATTCGCGTGTTTCCTTCCACTCTTCATAGACAGGGCCCTGCTTGGATTCGATGGAACGCAGGACCTGGGAAACTTCCGCATTCAGTGCAGGCAGCTGATCAGCCGGGGCATCTTCGAGCGCTATGGTCGCCTGGCTATACATTTCCCCGAGCCATTCGCCGCGACGCTCGGTTGGAGCTTTTTGCTTCGTCTTGTGAATATACCAGAGACACTTGGCGATATGCGCGCCTTCATCCCCGATATAGTTGGCCATCACCACGGGATAGCCGCAGGCTTCGTAAACACGACCCAAGGCATCTCCAAGGGCCACGTTCCGCATGTGACCCACATGAAAAGCTTTATGGGTGTTCGGCTGTGAATACTCGATCATCACCCGAGGACGATCGACCGCCTTGAGCCGCGAAAAATATTCGCCCTGCCGCAGCGAGGGCACAAGGGTCTTCGCCAGGGCCGCAGGCCGCAGCGTGATATTCAAGAATGCACCGACAGTATCCACTTTCTCAATCCACTCCGGATTGGCTTCGGGCAAAGCACTGGCAAGCGCGGCGGCAATTTCGGGCGGCTTTCTTTTCAAATCCTTGGCCATGCGGAAACAGGGCAAGGCGTAATCACCGAGGTGCGCCTCGGGTGGGCGCTCCAAAGCCGCATACAAAAGAGCCGGTGTGATCGCATCCGGAACCGCGTTGTCCGTGATGGTGACAAGCGCCTTATACAAAGCCTGGGACAGAGTCGTCCGGCCGAAATCAATCGAAGACAAAGGATTGGATGATACCGTCATGATACTTTTGATAACTCCAAAAGGTTCGGACAAACAGGTCGAAAAGCCCCCCCAGACTAGCACAAGGTCGCATTCAATGTCAGTAAGGACGGGAAGATGTCAGCTCCTTTTTCCCCGAGATCCCGCTAAGGTCAGCGCCGAGGAGGATTCCGCATGCAGACTTTGACTCGGACCGCCGCTTTGGAAGGTCCGAATCCCATCATCATTGACGTGGAATGCTGCACAACGAGCGGCTTTGCCGGCCTGCAGCTGGTCGGCAATACCAGTGATCTTCTACGGGATGGAAAGGAACGTGCCAAAACCGCGCTGGAAAAGCTGGGATTCAAACTGGGCCATAAACGTATTCTGATCAATCTGGCTCCGGCTGACCTGCGCAAGGAAGGCAACCATTTTGATCTGCCGATTGCCCTGAGCCTCGCCTGCCTTGCCAGTGAAAAGCCGCCTCTGCATACGGCCGCGGATTATCTTTTTGCAGCGGAACTCAGCCTGGATGGTCAGCTGCGACCGATCCGTGCTGCTGTGCCTTTAGCCCTGGCCGCCATCAAACTGGGATTGAAAGGCATCGTCCTGGCGAGCGCGAATGCTCCCGAGATTGAGGCGATGCAAAGGCTCTTCACCGACGCGCAGACCTCCGTCGAATTTCTATTCTTCGAGCAGCTGCGCGATGTCCTCGCCTGGCTTTACGAGGACCAACGACCTTTGC
The nucleotide sequence above comes from Oligoflexus sp.. Encoded proteins:
- the nadE gene encoding NAD(+) synthase; protein product: MDRLRIAGASINQTPMDWEGNVARLTSLIREARVQKVQVMCFPELCITGYNCEDTFSSVHTARRSVLALEQLIQETENMTVVFGLPVYHRGSMWNCAAVVQNQKLLGINPKKLLAREGIHYESRWFRPWPFHRVDTISLLGQNVPFGDVTYQLGNLQLGIVICEEAWSAEGTASDASLSRCELVVNLSASHFALGKARVRETLVADASRAFQVHYLYTNLLGLEAGRSIYDGEIILGECGRISSRSERFQLSDGCLLIRDVDLDMARVSKLKSRSVLDNSIPEETERVVAGQPIISLGKTATEIPQAYLGNTVDPYNSPELEFLQAEKLGLFDYLRKSKSKGFMISLSGGCDSSVISVLCAHMITEALKALGPDGLSRRLNWTLPAGDAKDPRSWIRERVSTIYQGTKQSGDVTRAAAHELAKALNTDHYEVAVQDLVDAYVGKAEALVGRSLEWQKDDLPLQNIQARVRAPMVWLMANLKGFLLLATSNRSEIAVGYATMDGDTAGGLAPIGGIDKHFLRKWLRWAEHECPLGLGRIPALKLVNEQEPTAELRPQAAGQKDELDLMPYEILNAIEAAFVRDRMEPESLLNTLRERFTAYSEKQLRDFLARFYRLWSQNQWKRERYASCFHLDDYNLDPTSWCRYPILSVELKIPD
- the argS gene encoding arginine--tRNA ligase, translating into MTVSSNPLSSIDFGRTTLSQALYKALVTITDNAVPDAITPALLYAALERPPEAHLGDYALPCFRMAKDLKRKPPEIAAALASALPEANPEWIEKVDTVGAFLNITLRPAALAKTLVPSLRQGEYFSRLKAVDRPRVMIEYSQPNTHKAFHVGHMRNVALGDALGRVYEACGYPVVMANYIGDEGAHIAKCLWYIHKTKQKAPTERRGEWLGEMYSQATIALEDAPADQLPALNAEVSQVLRSIESKQGPVYEEWKETREWSLADFNEIYNWIGARFDHCFYESEVSEESQRIVDDYLKAGVFAPSDGAIGLDLKEEKLGFVIVRKSDGNTTYATKDLALARVKYRQFQIKKSIYVVASEQNLHFKQVFRTLEKMGFSEAKDCFHLSYGMVTLPDGKMSSRKGNVIKFRDLRERMEQELDKNLDKYRGEWSEAEINDIRRKLAVGAIRYGMICSDPAKDIVFDLPDWLSFEGNTGPYLMYTYARTRSILRKAQEQSFTPDHAHLELLQGPEEREMLRYLNDLNSVIQQTLDQNKLSLLCHHVYNTCKVYNRFLANVQVLKAESNEARSARLALLDALSRALKYSLELLGIEPPERM